The following nucleotide sequence is from Cercospora beticola chromosome 2, complete sequence.
TGCGGAGGTAGGAGTAGTCGGGCTTGTCGTCGAAACGCAGGCTGCGGGTGTAGTTGAGGTAGATGGCGAACTCGTTGGGGAAGCCACGGCACAGGACCTCAGTCGGAGTGGTCATCTTCTTTTCCATAATGCGGTCgtacttctgcttcttggttGCCGCCTTCAGGCCTTGCCATGGGAGCGATCCGCGGCAGAAGTACAGCATGACGTAGCCGAGAGATTCCATGTCATCGCGACGAGATTGCTCTAGAAGATGGTTAGTAAGCGCATAGGCGAGAGGAGAGCTGGGTCTGGCTTACCGACACCCAGGTGGGTGTTGATCGAGGCATAACGAGCGGTACCAGTCAGGTTCTTGTTCTCTCTGTATGGGATGTGGAAGTGCGTCTTGGGGTCACGGTACTTCTTGGCCAGACCAAAATCGATCACGTTGACCTGGTTGCCGCGCTTGCCGATGCCCATGAGGAAGTTGTCGGGCTTGATATCGCGGTGGATGAAGCTCTTTGCGTGGATGTACTCGATGCGGGAGATGAGCTGatcggcgaggaggaggacggtCTTGAGGGAGAACTTGCGGTTGCAGAAGTTGAAGAGATCCTCGAGAGAAGGTCCGAGGAGATCGAGGACCATGGCGTTGTAGTCGCATTCCGTGCCGAACCATCTCACAAACGGAATACCAACACCACCCGCCAACGACTTGTACACGCGAGCTTCGTATTCCAACTGTGGGTGCTTCGCCTTGACCGACTCGAGCTTGATGGCAATCTCTTCGCCGGAAATGATATTGGTGCCTGGTCACGTCAGCACTCCCTCTTTGCGTGCAGCAGGCTTCATGATCGTCATACCCAGGTAGATGTCACCGAACGAGCCGCTACCGATCTTGCGACCGATTCTGTATTTGTTCCCCACGCGGAGATCCTGTCCTCGTGTCAACATGCATCCTCCAGACTGTTTTTTGAGACGCGGTCGTCGCAGGGGTGTGGTGAGGCTCGGCGTACCATTGTCGTCATGTTGATTTATGACCTCCGAAGAGGGGTTTGCAAGGTTTTGCGAGGGTCGACGGTCGGCGCTGCTCAGTATTTCTACCGAGAGCGAGCGGGGAGCGGTCGAAGTGGAGGTGGGACTGTGGTGGATGGTGTTAGTGGTAGTGGTGCAGGACGGCGGGCGAGAGTAAGAGGCTGAGGGCAGGGCAGGTTGGGCGGTGAGGGCCGAATcgctgcttgcttgcctAACCTTTGCGGGGCGAGCCTGGCTGAGGAGGCAGACAGGACGTCAATCGGGCGGCGGGAGCAGATCTGCAGAAGGCAGCCTCGCGAGCACGCCTTTTTCCAAACGTCGTCGTGCGgtgcaagcaagcaagcagagtCTCTAAGCAAGACGTGCTCGTGCGGGCGTGAAGAGGGCTGCTCGAGGGCTGATGTGCAAGCGAGTGAAGGTGGTGGATGGTCACGAGCCGGATAGCGACGAACAGTCCGCTGACCGCTTGTGGTGGGAGCAAGGCAAGGCAAGGCAA
It contains:
- the HHP1_1 gene encoding casein kinase I, coding for MTTMDLRVGNKYRIGRKIGSGSFGDIYLGTNIISGEEIAIKLESVKAKHPQLEYEARVYKSLAGGVGIPFVRWFGTECDYNAMVLDLLGPSLEDLFNFCNRKFSLKTVLLLADQLISRIEYIHAKSFIHRDIKPDNFLMGIGKRGNQVNVIDFGLAKKYRDPKTHFHIPYRENKNLTGTARYASINTHLGVEQSRRDDMESLGYVMLYFCRGSLPWQGLKAATKKQKYDRIMEKKMTTPTEVLCRGFPNEFAIYLNYTRSLRFDDKPDYSYLRKIFRDLFVREGFQYDYVFDWTVYKYQKNAQAIAQAQGNQNAADEAEEKPGRRTGAATRGTTGQLSKDRTGAVPQREGSGMQLRSANKRGAADQPYTGY